One segment of Variovorax sp. PAMC28562 DNA contains the following:
- a CDS encoding LysR substrate-binding domain-containing protein: protein MQHSQTHLRSRPISAGNLRAFEAVARHLNFRAAAEEMALTQSAVSRQIQALEEEVGVSLFLRHTRAVELTSAGAQLLLSVQQSLPRIDGAVRQIRQSAGRKSVSLTTFASFASMWLIPRLEAFQRDHPDIDIRIDASDTAVDLEVADVDMALRYGTGAHMPAGSIRLFGETLTPVASPWLIKSGAPIKTPADIARFALIEAGDAHRTHLEWLTWRRWFEVHGLDRAQPKRWLYFNYAYQMVQAALTGQGLVLARSSLISESLANGDLVEVLPQHRMDSPMAYWLIVGPRNAMRPEIKAFCEWLELQAATTRGVIGEAPDPDTVDYID, encoded by the coding sequence ATGCAGCATTCCCAAACGCATCTGCGCTCCCGGCCGATTTCGGCAGGCAATCTGCGCGCCTTCGAAGCCGTGGCGCGGCACCTCAACTTTCGTGCCGCCGCCGAAGAGATGGCACTGACGCAATCCGCTGTGAGCCGGCAAATTCAGGCGCTCGAAGAAGAAGTGGGGGTGAGTCTGTTCCTGCGCCATACACGCGCCGTCGAGCTGACGAGTGCCGGCGCGCAGCTGCTGCTGTCGGTTCAGCAATCGTTGCCGCGCATCGACGGCGCGGTGCGGCAGATCCGGCAAAGCGCGGGACGCAAAAGCGTGTCGCTCACCACTTTCGCCTCGTTCGCCTCGATGTGGCTTATCCCCCGGCTCGAAGCCTTTCAGCGCGACCATCCTGATATCGACATCCGCATCGACGCCAGCGACACGGCGGTCGATCTCGAAGTGGCCGACGTCGACATGGCGTTGCGCTATGGCACGGGCGCCCACATGCCCGCGGGATCGATACGGCTTTTTGGCGAAACGCTGACACCGGTCGCCAGCCCCTGGCTCATCAAGAGCGGAGCGCCCATCAAGACGCCCGCAGACATCGCGCGCTTTGCGCTGATCGAAGCTGGCGATGCGCACCGCACGCACCTCGAATGGCTGACCTGGCGCCGCTGGTTCGAAGTACACGGGCTCGACCGCGCGCAACCCAAGCGCTGGCTCTACTTCAACTACGCCTACCAGATGGTGCAAGCCGCGCTGACCGGCCAGGGGCTGGTGCTGGCGCGCAGCTCGCTCATTTCCGAAAGTCTGGCCAACGGCGATCTCGTCGAGGTGCTGCCGCAACACCGCATGGACTCACCGATGGCCTACTGGCTGATCGTCGGGCCACGCAATGCGATGCGTCCGGAGATCAAGGCGTTTTGCGAATGGCTGGAGCTGCAGGCCGCCACGACGCGCGGTGTCATCGGTGAAGCGCCTGACCCGGACACCGTCGACTACATCGATTAG
- a CDS encoding DUF2917 domain-containing protein, with protein MAAAYTTSSLSPLSLPVRAASVPPAVRRGAWQLPVGQAASLKAASTSVLRVRQGRVWVTRDATDKWGSEDVVLAPGESMTVKAGQRIVMEPWDGFGATYTWDAATTLAG; from the coding sequence ATGGCTGCCGCTTACACCACATCTTCGCTTTCGCCTCTGTCGCTGCCGGTTCGGGCCGCCTCGGTTCCGCCGGCGGTGCGCCGCGGCGCCTGGCAGCTTCCGGTCGGTCAGGCAGCCAGTCTCAAGGCAGCGAGCACCAGCGTGTTGCGCGTGCGGCAAGGCCGGGTCTGGGTCACACGCGACGCAACCGACAAGTGGGGCAGCGAGGACGTCGTGCTGGCACCCGGCGAGTCGATGACGGTGAAAGCGGGTCAGCGCATCGTGATGGAGCCATGGGACGGCTTCGGCGCAACGTACACGTGGGACGCTGCCACGACGCTGGCGGGTTGA
- a CDS encoding DUF6279 family lipoprotein has translation MSGIIAALAFGAVLTGCSAIKLAYNNLPEVAYWWLDSYVDFSGAQTPKSKDDLTALLAWHRETELPKIVAVLQKAEALAPNDITSAQACELVADVRTRLVAAAERAEAPGAALAVTLNEAQLQTLARKYAKNDAEYVKDWVDRTPAQQQEKRYEKFLEQNEDFYGRLDNDQRDLLNRLTAQSMFDAKRVDAERRKRQQEALVLLRRFNAEHTSAADAQPVIHAYVHRIAEPRPGAWRDYQQGMLEEGCRYVATLHNATRPEQRQKAVQRLRAYQTDLRDLAAR, from the coding sequence ATGAGCGGAATTATCGCGGCGCTGGCGTTCGGCGCCGTGCTCACCGGCTGCAGCGCCATCAAGCTCGCCTACAACAACCTGCCCGAGGTCGCCTACTGGTGGCTCGATAGCTATGTCGACTTCAGCGGGGCCCAGACGCCCAAGTCTAAGGACGACCTCACGGCGTTGCTCGCCTGGCATCGGGAAACCGAGTTGCCCAAGATCGTCGCCGTGCTGCAAAAAGCGGAGGCACTGGCGCCCAACGACATCACGTCGGCGCAGGCGTGCGAACTGGTGGCCGATGTCCGAACGCGACTGGTCGCAGCAGCCGAACGGGCGGAAGCGCCGGGCGCGGCGCTCGCCGTCACGCTGAACGAGGCGCAGTTGCAAACCCTGGCGCGTAAGTACGCGAAGAACGACGCAGAGTACGTGAAAGACTGGGTCGATCGCACACCGGCGCAGCAGCAGGAAAAGCGCTACGAAAAGTTTCTGGAACAGAACGAGGATTTCTACGGCCGCCTGGACAACGACCAGCGCGACCTTTTGAACCGTCTCACCGCGCAGTCGATGTTCGATGCGAAGCGGGTCGATGCCGAGCGCCGCAAACGCCAGCAGGAAGCGCTCGTGTTGCTGCGCAGGTTCAATGCCGAGCACACCTCGGCCGCAGACGCACAACCGGTGATCCACGCCTACGTGCACCGCATCGCCGAGCCTCGGCCCGGTGCATGGCGCGACTATCAACAAGGCATGCTGGAAGAAGGCTGCCGGTACGTCGCCACGCTACACAACGCCACGCGACCGGAGCAGCGCCAGAAGGCCGTGCAACGGCTGCGAGCTTATCAAACCGATCTGCGCGACCTCGCCGCCAGGTAG
- the glmU gene encoding bifunctional UDP-N-acetylglucosamine diphosphorylase/glucosamine-1-phosphate N-acetyltransferase GlmU, with translation MNQIPQQEIDEPVDVVVMAAGRGTRMKSSLPKVLHRLGGRALLSHVIQTAAQIGARNVVVVTGHGAAEVEQAIGSSNAAVPIQFVRQVPQLGTGHAVQQAMPVLPDDGTVLVLSGDVPLIGADTLRALLETSAGRRLALLTIEFDDPTGYGRIVRDIDGESVQAIVEHKDADEEQRAIREVYSGVMAVPARLLKDWLARLDNRNAQGEFYLTDIVKLAAIDGVPVLAKLTTDALQVAGVNSPTQLAALERAWQLRQASTLMEAGVRLADPARFDLRGTLFCEADVEIDVNCVFEGAVSLGAGVRVGANCVIANARIDTGAVIHPFTHIDGEKTGVTVGAGALVGPFARLRPGARLGADVHIGNFVEVKNSTLAAGAKANHLAYLGDATVGERVNFGAGSITANYDGANKHRTIIGDDVHIGSNCVLVAPITIAAGGTVGGGSTVTKSTEPNVLTVSRGRQVSFGDWTRPKKAPKA, from the coding sequence ATGAATCAGATTCCGCAACAAGAGATCGACGAGCCGGTCGACGTCGTCGTAATGGCGGCCGGCCGCGGCACGCGCATGAAGAGCAGTTTGCCCAAAGTGTTGCACCGTCTGGGTGGGCGCGCGCTGCTCTCGCATGTCATCCAGACGGCCGCGCAAATCGGCGCTCGCAACGTGGTGGTGGTCACAGGCCATGGCGCGGCCGAAGTGGAGCAGGCCATCGGCAGCAGCAACGCCGCGGTGCCGATCCAGTTCGTGCGGCAGGTGCCGCAGCTCGGGACCGGACACGCCGTGCAGCAGGCGATGCCCGTGTTGCCCGACGACGGCACGGTGCTGGTGCTCTCCGGAGACGTGCCGCTGATCGGCGCCGATACGCTGCGCGCATTGCTCGAAACCAGCGCCGGCCGTCGGCTCGCGCTGCTGACGATCGAGTTCGATGACCCGACCGGCTATGGCCGCATCGTGCGCGATATCGATGGCGAGTCGGTGCAGGCGATCGTCGAACACAAGGACGCCGACGAAGAGCAACGCGCCATTCGGGAGGTTTACAGCGGCGTCATGGCCGTACCGGCCCGCCTGTTGAAAGACTGGCTCGCACGGCTGGACAACCGCAACGCGCAGGGCGAGTTCTACTTGACCGATATCGTGAAGCTGGCAGCCATCGACGGTGTGCCGGTGCTGGCGAAACTGACGACCGATGCCTTGCAGGTGGCCGGCGTCAACAGTCCGACGCAGTTGGCTGCGCTTGAGCGGGCCTGGCAATTGCGGCAGGCGTCCACCCTGATGGAAGCCGGCGTGCGGCTGGCCGACCCGGCGCGCTTCGATTTGCGAGGCACGCTGTTCTGCGAGGCCGATGTGGAGATCGACGTCAACTGCGTGTTCGAAGGTGCGGTCTCGCTGGGAGCGGGGGTGCGCGTCGGCGCCAATTGCGTGATCGCCAATGCGCGCATCGACACGGGCGCGGTGATTCATCCCTTCACTCACATCGACGGCGAGAAGACGGGCGTGACGGTGGGCGCCGGCGCGCTGGTCGGACCTTTCGCGCGCTTGCGCCCCGGCGCACGGCTTGGGGCCGACGTGCACATCGGCAATTTCGTCGAGGTCAAGAACTCGACGCTGGCGGCGGGTGCCAAGGCGAATCACCTGGCCTACCTCGGCGATGCGACCGTCGGCGAGCGCGTCAATTTCGGCGCGGGCAGCATCACCGCCAACTACGACGGCGCTAACAAGCACCGGACCATCATCGGCGACGACGTGCACATCGGTAGCAACTGCGTGCTGGTCGCACCCATCACCATTGCCGCGGGCGGCACGGTGGGCGGCGGCTCGACGGTGACCAAATCGACGGAGCCGAATGTGCTGACCGTGTCGCGCGGACGGCAGGTGAGCTTCGGTGACTGGACGCGTCCCAAGAAGGCGCCGAAAGCCTGA
- a CDS encoding Lrp/AsnC family transcriptional regulator translates to MESIELDALDLRLLDALQRDASQTNQQLAADAHISPPTCLRRVQRLRKAGFIERQIALLSPDRLAPVLGHGLQAVVEISLDRQGAEALDAFEARVVSDDAVQQCYRVSPGPDFVLIVAARDMPGYLALAQRLFSADANVRNVKAFFSLKRAKFEPKVPLA, encoded by the coding sequence ATGGAATCAATTGAACTCGATGCCTTGGACCTCCGCCTCTTGGACGCCCTGCAGCGCGACGCGTCGCAGACCAATCAACAGCTCGCTGCCGATGCGCACATCTCGCCACCCACATGTCTCCGGCGCGTGCAGCGCCTGCGCAAGGCCGGCTTCATCGAGCGCCAGATTGCCCTGTTGTCGCCCGATCGCCTGGCCCCGGTACTGGGACATGGCTTGCAGGCAGTGGTCGAGATCTCGCTCGATCGGCAGGGCGCCGAAGCCCTCGATGCTTTCGAGGCGCGCGTCGTCTCGGACGACGCGGTTCAGCAGTGCTATCGCGTGTCGCCGGGGCCGGATTTCGTGCTGATCGTCGCGGCGCGCGACATGCCCGGCTACCTTGCGCTGGCGCAGCGTCTCTTTTCTGCCGACGCCAACGTGCGCAACGTGAAGGCGTTCTTCAGCCTGAAGCGCGCCAAGTTCGAGCCGAAGGTGCCGCTGGCCTGA
- the glmS gene encoding glutamine--fructose-6-phosphate transaminase (isomerizing) codes for MCGIVGAASHRNIVPILVQGLQRLEYRGYDSCGVAVHANGLTRTRTTSRVADLVVQVHDDHVEGRTGIAHTRWATHGAPVVHNAHPHFSHGAGEGIDSPKPARVALVHNGIIENHDALRAALQARGYVFSSQTDTEVIAHLIDSLYDGDLFDAVKSAVSQLQGAYAIAVICRDEPHRVVGARAGSPLILGVGKDGAENFLASDAMALAGVTDQIVYLEEGDVVDLQPGKYWIVDRAHKSVGASKRPVRTVLAHSGAVELGPYRHYMQKEIFEQPRAIADTLEGVEGIVPELFDGIGHDGKTGASAHRVFKGIDKVLILACGTSYYSGCTAKYWLEGIAKVPTQVEIASEYRYRDSVPDPKTLVVTITQSGETADTLAALKHARALGMEQTLTICNVATSAMVRECKLAYITRAGIEIGVASTKAFTTQLAGLFLLTLALAKAKGRLTSDDEARYLKEMRHLPVALQSVLALEPQIIAWSEDFARKENALFLGRGPHYPIALEGALKLKEVTYIHAEAYAAGELKHGPLALVTSEMPVVTVAPNDALLEKLKSNLQEVRARGGVLYVLADADTRIENSEGLHVIRMPEHYGALSPLLHVVPLQLLAYHTACARGTDVDKPRNLAKSVTVE; via the coding sequence ATGTGCGGCATCGTCGGCGCGGCTTCCCATCGAAACATTGTTCCCATCCTGGTCCAGGGACTGCAGCGGTTGGAGTACCGGGGCTACGACTCCTGCGGCGTCGCGGTGCACGCCAACGGCCTGACGCGGACGCGCACGACATCGCGCGTGGCCGACCTGGTGGTGCAGGTACATGACGACCATGTCGAGGGCCGAACCGGGATCGCGCACACGCGCTGGGCCACGCATGGCGCGCCGGTCGTGCACAACGCCCATCCGCATTTCAGCCATGGTGCGGGCGAAGGCATCGACAGCCCCAAGCCGGCGCGCGTGGCGCTCGTGCACAACGGCATCATCGAAAACCATGATGCATTGCGCGCCGCGTTGCAGGCCCGCGGCTATGTCTTTTCGAGCCAGACCGACACCGAGGTGATCGCGCATCTGATCGACAGTCTTTACGACGGCGATCTGTTCGATGCGGTCAAGTCTGCGGTGTCGCAATTGCAGGGCGCCTATGCCATCGCGGTGATCTGCCGCGACGAGCCGCACCGTGTTGTCGGCGCGCGTGCCGGCTCGCCGCTCATCCTCGGCGTCGGCAAAGACGGAGCCGAGAACTTCCTGGCGAGCGATGCGATGGCGCTGGCCGGCGTGACCGATCAAATCGTCTATCTCGAAGAAGGCGACGTGGTCGATCTGCAGCCGGGCAAATACTGGATCGTGGACCGTGCGCACAAGAGCGTCGGTGCGAGCAAGCGACCGGTTCGCACCGTGCTGGCGCACAGCGGTGCGGTCGAACTCGGCCCGTATCGGCACTACATGCAAAAGGAAATATTCGAGCAGCCGCGCGCCATCGCCGACACGCTCGAAGGTGTCGAAGGCATCGTGCCGGAGCTGTTCGACGGCATCGGCCACGACGGCAAAACCGGCGCCAGCGCGCACCGCGTTTTCAAGGGCATCGACAAGGTGTTGATACTGGCGTGCGGAACCAGCTACTACAGCGGCTGCACTGCCAAGTACTGGCTCGAAGGCATCGCGAAAGTCCCGACCCAGGTCGAGATCGCCAGCGAGTACCGCTATCGCGACTCGGTGCCCGACCCCAAAACGCTGGTCGTGACCATCACGCAATCCGGCGAAACCGCCGACACGTTGGCCGCACTCAAGCACGCGCGCGCTCTGGGCATGGAGCAGACACTGACGATCTGCAACGTCGCGACCAGCGCCATGGTGCGCGAGTGCAAGCTGGCGTACATCACGCGGGCCGGCATCGAGATCGGCGTGGCGTCGACCAAGGCGTTTACGACCCAACTGGCTGGCCTGTTCTTGTTGACGCTCGCACTGGCAAAGGCCAAGGGGCGCCTCACGTCCGACGACGAAGCGCGCTACCTGAAAGAGATGCGGCATCTGCCCGTGGCACTGCAGTCGGTGTTGGCGCTCGAACCGCAAATCATCGCGTGGTCTGAAGACTTCGCACGCAAGGAAAACGCCTTGTTTCTAGGCCGCGGGCCGCACTACCCGATCGCGCTCGAGGGAGCGCTGAAGCTGAAAGAGGTGACCTACATCCACGCCGAGGCCTATGCCGCAGGCGAACTCAAGCACGGCCCGCTCGCGCTGGTGACGAGCGAGATGCCGGTCGTGACGGTCGCACCTAACGACGCGCTGCTCGAAAAGCTCAAGAGCAACCTGCAGGAAGTGCGCGCGCGCGGCGGCGTGCTCTATGTGCTTGCCGATGCCGACACGCGCATCGAGAACAGCGAGGGCCTGCACGTGATCCGCATGCCGGAGCACTACGGTGCGCTGTCGCCTTTGCTGCACGTCGTGCCGCTTCAGCTGCTGGCGTATCACACTGCCTGCGCGCGCGGGACCGATGTCGACAAGCCGCGCAACTTGGCCAAAAGCGTGACGGTAGAGTGA
- a CDS encoding response regulator transcription factor has translation MRIAILEDEPVQMESLVAILENSVLSPHAETICSRFYNGDDLRRALGREKFDLLILDSTTEGMTSLNIVRWLRIFQQSMSPVIMLSVRGSEREVAEALTVGANDYVIKPFRPIEMLARVNRFRPPTTNARSAAETFGEWTFLHDSAVVVFAGPPEQIVELKEHHFSLALALFRNLGRIVTRFELLEATNQNLRTMNTRILDNQIFIMRRRLALEDHGLHLQTIYGAGYRLAPMPVPAAISVSA, from the coding sequence ATGCGAATAGCGATTCTGGAAGACGAGCCGGTCCAAATGGAGTCGCTGGTCGCGATTCTGGAAAATTCGGTGCTGTCTCCGCACGCCGAGACAATCTGCTCCCGCTTCTACAACGGCGACGATCTTCGTCGCGCACTGGGCCGCGAGAAGTTCGACCTTCTTATCCTCGATTCGACGACCGAAGGAATGACCAGCCTGAACATCGTTCGCTGGCTACGCATCTTTCAGCAGTCGATGTCACCCGTGATCATGCTGAGCGTGCGCGGGTCGGAGCGCGAAGTGGCCGAGGCACTGACAGTGGGTGCCAACGACTACGTCATCAAGCCGTTCAGGCCGATAGAGATGCTGGCACGGGTGAACCGGTTCCGGCCACCGACGACCAACGCACGGAGCGCAGCAGAAACCTTTGGCGAGTGGACGTTTTTGCACGACAGCGCAGTCGTGGTCTTCGCAGGGCCACCCGAACAAATCGTCGAACTGAAAGAGCACCATTTCAGCCTGGCGCTCGCCTTGTTTCGAAATCTTGGGCGCATCGTGACGCGATTCGAGTTGCTCGAAGCGACCAACCAGAACTTGAGAACGATGAACACCCGCATTCTGGACAACCAGATCTTCATCATGCGCCGTCGACTTGCACTCGAGGACCATGGACTGCATTTGCAGACGATCTACGGAGCCGGATATCGACTCGCGCCAATGCCGGTCCCGGCCGCAATCTCGGTCTCGGCCTGA
- a CDS encoding CHASE2 domain-containing protein, producing MPQFLLAVLLPLVIVWNVDPVAPLAADEMVYDWGMAAFAPPAESAVEIISIDEESLKKLGPWPWPESVHTRFLQQLAKQAPKAVVLNFRLGVPVQAGDDDVALGNALRLAPVFLQVRDGQSAALLDQNASLRFRTRRFAPMAQGIGHANLASKGTSESVRFIRLFSGKPDSLLPYLGALVGPSPEVRQAVANTKQLRIGAHFRGGTAHSSTPYFQVLEGNFRPDQFNGRTVLVGPSLGSGIGLPMYVAGEMGAVLVSSTEVHASFIDSLQQGTQVAVATPFALYACLALSIWISFFWFEAMSKAAPLVGIVGLVVAVSISMGALRFVRVWIPPSLFGIGIGAAYVLWTWQHMNKVLGFLKAHIVSLSQVPAGTFDSGAPPKLDGSDTIDRYIGALDHAIFRLVRLQTFTQQGLERLPIAILICRLDGTISQLNAAAMALLPESLVGSLVNESLPLLVKRMTVTANVRHPGMDGHWSQALGGEYGTPQGKIFQIDAARLRDPLNQAPGAWIVVLHELTQQRQAERERAEWLNFLWHDLRSPQINLLSLLELFEMKPSRVGVAELVSGVRHEAERTMTLAQNFISSSTSEARDYRFSVASLSSLLVQGIEALASSAKARNVRVLLSSANGHPDLVRADGGMLTRAFVNVLENAIRHSPSGATIRVRCIVETDREAVATIHDEGTGMSAAQLDNLLARRADLGVNVELEGPSPSGQEFEVEPADREPPRDPNHGFGFAMVRQVVAAHGGWISGWSVPGIGTTFAIGLPLANA from the coding sequence GTGCCGCAGTTCTTGCTAGCAGTACTGTTGCCTCTCGTGATCGTTTGGAATGTCGATCCGGTTGCACCGCTTGCGGCGGATGAGATGGTGTACGACTGGGGGATGGCCGCCTTTGCGCCCCCGGCCGAATCCGCCGTCGAGATCATTTCCATCGATGAGGAAAGCCTCAAAAAACTGGGGCCATGGCCTTGGCCGGAATCGGTCCACACAAGATTTCTGCAGCAACTTGCCAAGCAGGCACCCAAGGCGGTTGTGCTCAACTTCAGGCTCGGCGTTCCGGTGCAAGCTGGCGACGACGACGTCGCTCTCGGAAATGCGCTGAGGCTTGCACCCGTCTTTTTGCAGGTTCGCGACGGGCAATCGGCGGCCCTTTTGGACCAGAACGCCAGCCTGCGCTTTCGAACGCGAAGATTTGCGCCAATGGCTCAGGGCATCGGACACGCTAACCTTGCGTCGAAGGGGACGAGCGAGTCGGTGCGCTTCATTCGTCTTTTTTCAGGCAAGCCAGACTCGTTGCTGCCCTATCTGGGTGCGCTGGTCGGTCCGTCACCAGAAGTGCGCCAAGCGGTTGCGAACACCAAGCAGTTGCGCATTGGGGCTCACTTCAGGGGCGGAACAGCGCATTCATCTACACCCTACTTTCAAGTGCTCGAAGGCAACTTTCGCCCCGACCAGTTCAACGGACGCACCGTGCTCGTGGGTCCGTCGCTTGGCTCGGGGATTGGTTTGCCGATGTACGTTGCGGGTGAGATGGGGGCCGTCTTGGTGTCGTCTACCGAGGTGCACGCCAGCTTCATAGACTCGCTTCAGCAAGGTACACAGGTGGCCGTGGCCACGCCGTTCGCGCTGTACGCGTGTCTCGCTCTGTCCATCTGGATTTCTTTTTTCTGGTTTGAAGCAATGTCGAAGGCAGCGCCATTGGTGGGTATCGTGGGCCTCGTTGTCGCGGTTTCAATCAGCATGGGAGCGCTGCGCTTCGTGCGCGTCTGGATACCGCCCTCGCTCTTCGGAATCGGGATCGGGGCTGCCTATGTGCTTTGGACCTGGCAACACATGAACAAGGTGCTCGGCTTTCTCAAGGCGCACATCGTCTCGTTGAGCCAGGTCCCAGCGGGAACCTTCGACTCCGGCGCGCCGCCCAAGTTAGACGGCAGCGACACGATCGATCGCTATATCGGCGCGCTCGATCACGCGATCTTCCGGCTCGTGCGTCTGCAAACGTTCACGCAACAGGGCCTGGAGCGACTCCCCATCGCCATTCTCATCTGCAGATTAGACGGGACTATTTCCCAGCTGAATGCGGCGGCCATGGCGCTGCTTCCAGAGTCTCTGGTCGGCTCACTGGTCAACGAAAGCCTACCGTTGCTCGTCAAGCGCATGACCGTTACTGCAAACGTCCGGCATCCCGGCATGGATGGGCATTGGTCGCAGGCGCTCGGTGGTGAATACGGCACGCCGCAAGGCAAGATCTTTCAAATCGATGCGGCACGCCTGCGCGACCCGCTGAATCAGGCGCCGGGCGCCTGGATCGTTGTGCTTCACGAACTCACGCAGCAGCGGCAGGCTGAACGGGAGCGCGCTGAGTGGCTGAACTTTCTTTGGCATGACCTGCGCAGTCCGCAGATCAATCTCCTGAGCCTGCTGGAACTGTTCGAGATGAAGCCGTCGCGCGTGGGTGTGGCAGAACTGGTGTCGGGCGTCCGGCACGAGGCTGAGCGAACCATGACGCTGGCTCAAAATTTCATCAGCAGCAGCACGTCTGAAGCACGCGACTACCGATTTTCCGTGGCGAGCCTTTCTTCTTTGTTGGTCCAAGGCATCGAGGCACTCGCATCGTCGGCGAAAGCTCGCAATGTCCGCGTGCTGCTGAGTTCGGCGAACGGCCACCCCGACCTCGTTCGCGCGGACGGCGGCATGCTGACCCGGGCCTTCGTCAACGTGCTTGAAAACGCCATCCGGCACAGTCCTTCCGGCGCCACCATCAGGGTGCGATGCATCGTAGAGACAGACCGAGAGGCGGTCGCCACCATTCATGACGAAGGAACCGGCATGTCGGCCGCCCAGCTAGATAACTTGCTTGCCCGCCGAGCCGACCTCGGCGTCAATGTCGAACTGGAAGGGCCCTCGCCATCTGGACAGGAGTTCGAAGTGGAGCCGGCCGATCGCGAGCCGCCACGCGATCCCAACCATGGCTTCGGTTTTGCCATGGTGAGGCAGGTGGTCGCGGCGCATGGGGGCTGGATTTCGGGATGGAGTGTGCCGGGCATCGGCACGACCTTCGCTATCGGATTGCCCCTGGCGAATGCTTAG
- a CDS encoding Crp/Fnr family transcriptional regulator translates to MKVALQELNHNLLLSALPESERQRWLPELELVELPLGHVLYESNSTMTHVYFPTTAIVSLLYVLENGASAEIAVVGNEGVVGVSLFMGGGSTPNRAVVQSAGFGFKLNAHAMREEFDRAGPVLHLLLRYTMALIVQMSQTAVCNRHHSLDQQLCRWLLLSLDRLAGNELSMTQELIANMLGVRREGVSESALKLQKDGLIRYSRGRITVLDRPGLELRTCECYAVVKAEYDRLLPLLKDGSFGADSAVKK, encoded by the coding sequence ATGAAAGTTGCGCTACAAGAGCTGAATCACAACCTTTTGCTTTCAGCGCTCCCCGAGTCGGAGCGACAGCGGTGGTTGCCAGAACTGGAGCTCGTTGAATTGCCGCTCGGACATGTGCTGTACGAGTCGAACAGCACGATGACGCACGTCTACTTTCCAACGACGGCGATCGTGTCTCTGCTCTATGTTCTGGAGAACGGTGCTTCGGCCGAAATCGCTGTGGTGGGCAATGAGGGTGTGGTCGGCGTGTCGTTGTTCATGGGCGGTGGTTCTACCCCCAACCGCGCTGTGGTTCAAAGCGCCGGGTTTGGATTCAAGCTCAATGCCCACGCAATGCGGGAGGAGTTCGACAGGGCCGGCCCTGTGCTGCATCTGCTGCTGCGCTACACGATGGCGTTGATCGTCCAGATGTCTCAAACGGCAGTGTGCAATCGCCATCACTCACTTGACCAGCAACTTTGCCGCTGGCTGTTGCTCAGTCTCGACCGGCTCGCGGGCAACGAGTTGTCCATGACGCAGGAACTTATCGCGAACATGCTGGGCGTTCGCCGCGAAGGCGTCAGCGAGAGCGCGCTGAAGCTGCAAAAAGACGGGCTCATCCGCTATTCGCGCGGCCGCATCACGGTGCTCGACCGCCCCGGGCTCGAGCTTCGCACGTGCGAGTGCTATGCAGTCGTCAAGGCCGAGTACGACAGGCTGCTGCCGCTCCTGAAAGACGGGTCTTTCGGTGCCGACTCGGCTGTCAAAAAATAA